TCGTCGAGTCTGTGACCGGCGCGGTGCAAGACGCGCTCGATGCCAGCTCGCTGTCTGCATCTACGCCCGCCTCGCTCCTCGAGGTCGGCGCCGGAACCGGCTACTATCTAGCCCACACGCTTGATTCCATCGATGGCGCGCGCGGCGTCGGGCTTGATATTTCCCCGCACGCAGCCAAGCACTTGGCCAAGTGCCACCCGCGCGTGGGCGCCGTGGTTGCCGATGTCTGGCAGCAACTTCCTATCCGCGATGAATCCATCGACGCCATTTCCGTCGTCTTCGCCCCGCGCAACCCAGCCGAGTTTCAGCGCGTCCTCGCCCCCGGCGGCCAGGTCATCGTTCTGACCCCGGGCGCCGGGCACCTCGATGAGCTGCGCGAACCCCTCGGCATCCTCGGTGTGGAAGAGGGCAAGGTCGAGCGCATGTATGAGCAGGCGGAAGGCTACCTCGAGCAAGCGGCCGACCCCGTCGATATTTCCTTCCCCATTCACCTGGATAAAGCGGCCATCGCCGCACAGGTAGGAATGAGCCCGTCCGCCCGGCACATCAGCGCCGACGAGCTCGCCGAGCGCATGGCCGCCCTTCCACCCACGCTGACGGTCACCGCCCGCGCCCGCCTAGACCGCCTCCGCGCGGTTTCTTAATCGCAGGTCTGCCTCGCGGCAACCTGTACCGCCCTTCGCGCTCACCAGCAGCGCGCGGGGCGGTTCTTTTTCGCTTCCGGTGAGCGCGAAGGACGGGTGTGGAATCGGCCAGTCACCGTACCCTCCCTTGGCGATCACGAGGAGCTGCTTGCCGATGTTGCGACGCCTCGCCGGTGAGCGCGAAGGGCTGGTGGCATCGGCAGGGCGGTGGCTGACGGAAAACGAGGGTGCAGAATGCGGCTAAGGACGGCATCATTTGACCCGTGCGGTCGGTCCTGGGGCCAGATGGAAAGAATACCCGCCCTTTGCGCTCACGGCAAGCACATTCTGATGGCTGGAGTCGCTTGCCGGTGAGCGCGAAGGACGGGTGTGGAATCGGCCAGTCACCGTACCCTCCCTTGGCGATCACGAGGAGCTGCTTGCCGATGCCCCTCCACCTTGCCCGTGAGCGCGAAGGGCGGGTGGCGACAGGCGGGGCAGAAAGGCGGGGCCGAGAGGCGGGTGGCCGGGTAGGAGGGCTGCAGTATTAGAGCTTGGAGCCGGAGCGCTGCCAGTCTTGTTCGATGACTGCGTCGCCGGTGGTTTCGACATCCATGCCGGAGCAGCCGCCGTCGAAGTACACGCGGGAGGCCATGGCGATGAGGCCGCCGTCGACGAAGACCTCCACCGTGGAGCCGTCTTGGATGATGGTGAGGGTGTCGGAGTCGCCATCGGC
The window above is part of the Corynebacterium accolens genome. Proteins encoded here:
- a CDS encoding methyltransferase domain-containing protein — protein: MLSHIVDILADPNDGTALSGADDFSRLVSESGHSFDVAKQGYVTLAAGAGLKHKGDDMDMVNAREAYLATGHFAPFVESVTGAVQDALDASSLSASTPASLLEVGAGTGYYLAHTLDSIDGARGVGLDISPHAAKHLAKCHPRVGAVVADVWQQLPIRDESIDAISVVFAPRNPAEFQRVLAPGGQVIVLTPGAGHLDELREPLGILGVEEGKVERMYEQAEGYLEQAADPVDISFPIHLDKAAIAAQVGMSPSARHISADELAERMAALPPTLTVTARARLDRLRAVS